Proteins from one Streptomyces sp. NBC_00390 genomic window:
- a CDS encoding PhoH family protein: MVNSTKRRMPDRRTYVLDTSVLLADPNALSRFDEHEVVLPIVVITELEAKRHHPELGYFARQALRLLDDFRIRFGRLDAPIPMGDLGGTLRVELNHSDPGVLPAGFRLGDNDSRILAVARNLQAEGYDVTVVSKDLPLRIKASSVGLLAEEYRAELAITTSGWTGMAELPLSADQVDLLYGEDTLYVPEAADLPVHTGLVLQSERGKALGRVTPEGNVRLVRGDREAFGIHGRSAEQRIALDLLLDQEVGIVSLGGRAGTGKSALALCAGLEAVLERRQHQKVMVFRPLYAVGGQELGYLPGTEAEKMSPWAQAVFDTLSAVAGREVIEEVLGRGMLEVLPLTHIRGRSLHDAFVIVDEAQSLERNVLLTVLSRIGANSRVVLTHDVAQRDNLRVGRYDGVVAVVEKLKGHPLFAHVTLTRSERSQIAALVTEMLEEG, from the coding sequence GTGGTGAACAGCACAAAGCGCCGCATGCCCGACAGGCGCACCTATGTTCTCGACACCAGCGTCCTGCTGGCCGATCCGAACGCCCTGAGCCGCTTCGACGAGCACGAGGTCGTGCTCCCGATCGTGGTGATCACGGAACTGGAGGCCAAGAGGCACCATCCGGAGCTCGGCTACTTCGCCCGGCAGGCACTGCGCCTGCTGGACGACTTCCGTATCCGGTTCGGCCGCCTCGACGCCCCCATCCCCATGGGCGACCTCGGCGGCACGCTGCGTGTGGAGCTCAACCACTCCGATCCCGGTGTCCTTCCGGCCGGCTTCAGACTGGGGGACAACGACTCACGGATTCTGGCGGTCGCCCGCAATCTGCAGGCCGAGGGGTACGACGTCACGGTCGTCTCCAAGGACCTGCCCCTGCGCATCAAGGCGTCCTCGGTCGGTCTGCTCGCCGAGGAGTACCGCGCGGAGCTGGCCATCACCACGTCCGGATGGACCGGTATGGCCGAACTGCCCCTCTCCGCGGACCAGGTCGATCTGCTGTACGGCGAGGACACGCTGTATGTCCCGGAGGCCGCCGACCTGCCCGTCCACACCGGCCTCGTGCTGCAGTCCGAGCGAGGCAAGGCGCTGGGCCGCGTCACGCCCGAGGGCAATGTCCGGCTGGTGCGCGGTGACCGGGAGGCGTTCGGCATCCACGGCCGCAGCGCCGAGCAGCGCATCGCGCTCGACCTGCTGCTGGACCAGGAGGTCGGCATCGTCTCGCTGGGCGGCCGGGCCGGCACCGGCAAGTCGGCGCTGGCCCTGTGCGCCGGTCTCGAAGCGGTCCTGGAGCGCAGGCAGCATCAGAAGGTGATGGTCTTCCGGCCGCTGTACGCGGTCGGCGGACAGGAGCTCGGCTATCTGCCGGGCACCGAGGCCGAGAAGATGAGCCCCTGGGCACAGGCGGTCTTCGACACGCTGTCCGCTGTGGCGGGCCGTGAAGTGATCGAGGAGGTGCTGGGCCGCGGCATGCTCGAGGTGCTGCCGCTCACCCATATCCGCGGCCGCTCGCTGCACGATGCGTTTGTCATCGTCGACGAGGCCCAGTCGCTGGAGCGGAACGTCCTGCTGACCGTTCTGTCCCGTATCGGGGCCAATTCCCGTGTCGTTCTCACCCATGATGTGGCGCAGCGCGACAATCTGCGGGTCGGGAGGTACGACGGAGTCGTCGCCGTGGTCGAGAAGTTGAAGGGGCATCCGCTCTTCGCGCATGTCACCCTCACCCGCTCCGAGCGTTCACAGATCGCGGCACTGGTGACCGAAATGCTGGAAGAAGGGTAG
- a CDS encoding isoprenyl transferase — protein sequence MNLRDLVYGLYARRVEGRLDHAQVPKHIGVILDGNRRWAKASGGTAAQGHQAGADKISELLGWCAETDVEVVTLWLLSTDNLDRPEEELTPLLGIIENTVRNLAADGRWRVHHVGTLDLLPAHTQSVLKGAEQATAAVDGILVNVAVGYGGRQEIADAVRSLLLEHAEKGTSFEELAEIIDVEHISEHLYTRGQPDPDLVIRTSGEQRLSGFMLWQSAHSEYYFCEVFWPAFRKVDFLRALRDYAARHRRYGS from the coding sequence GTGAACCTGCGCGACCTGGTGTACGGGCTCTACGCACGCCGGGTGGAAGGCCGCCTCGACCATGCCCAGGTGCCCAAGCACATCGGAGTCATCCTCGACGGCAACCGTCGCTGGGCGAAGGCGTCCGGCGGCACGGCGGCCCAGGGCCACCAGGCCGGGGCCGACAAGATCTCCGAGCTGCTCGGCTGGTGTGCCGAGACGGACGTCGAGGTCGTCACGCTCTGGCTGCTGTCGACGGACAACCTCGACCGCCCCGAGGAGGAGCTCACCCCGCTCCTCGGCATCATCGAGAACACCGTGCGCAACCTGGCCGCCGACGGCCGCTGGCGCGTGCACCACGTGGGTACCCTCGACCTGCTGCCCGCCCACACCCAGTCCGTACTGAAGGGGGCCGAGCAGGCGACCGCCGCCGTCGACGGAATACTCGTGAACGTCGCCGTGGGCTACGGCGGGCGCCAGGAGATCGCCGACGCCGTCCGTTCCCTGCTCCTCGAGCACGCCGAGAAGGGCACGAGCTTCGAGGAGCTCGCCGAGATCATCGACGTGGAGCACATCTCCGAGCACCTCTACACCCGCGGTCAGCCCGACCCGGACCTCGTCATCCGCACCAGCGGCGAGCAGCGGCTGTCCGGATTCATGCTCTGGCAGAGCGCCCATTCCGAGTACTACTTCTGTGAAGTCTTCTGGCCCGCCTTCCGCAAGGTCGACTTCCTGCGTGCGCTGCGTGACTACGCTGCGCGCCACCGCCGCTACGGCTCCTAG
- the mgrA gene encoding L-glyceraldehyde 3-phosphate reductase: protein MTESSLYRADADRYESMEYRRSGHSGLKLPAISLGLWHNFGDDRTLESQRAILRRAFDMGVTHFDLANNYGPPPGSAELNFGKIFTQDFTPYRDEILISTKAGYLMHPGPYGEWGSRKYLLSSLDASLSRMGLDYVDIFYSHRFDPDTPLEETMGALASAVQQGKALYAGISSYNAEQSAEAARLLKEMGVPALINQPSYSMINRWIEDDGLLDTLESAGMGCISFVPLAQGLLTGKYLTGIPEGSRAAQGKSLDPGLLSDEVLRRLKGLNDIAAKRGQSLAQLALAWVLRDPRMTSALIGASSVQQLEENVAALAGPPLSDAELREIDTFAVDTAGTNIWAARG, encoded by the coding sequence GTGACTGAATCATCCCTCTACCGGGCAGATGCGGACCGCTACGAGTCCATGGAGTACCGCCGCAGCGGCCACTCCGGCCTCAAACTGCCCGCGATCTCGCTCGGCCTCTGGCACAACTTCGGCGACGACCGCACCCTGGAATCGCAGCGGGCGATCCTGCGCCGCGCCTTCGACATGGGTGTGACCCACTTCGACCTGGCGAACAACTACGGACCGCCGCCGGGGTCGGCCGAGCTCAATTTCGGCAAGATCTTTACACAGGACTTCACCCCGTACCGCGACGAAATCCTCATTTCGACCAAAGCCGGCTATCTCATGCACCCCGGCCCCTACGGCGAGTGGGGTTCGCGCAAGTACCTGCTGTCGTCGCTCGACGCCTCCCTGAGCCGGATGGGCCTCGACTACGTCGACATCTTCTACTCGCACCGCTTCGACCCGGACACTCCGCTCGAGGAGACGATGGGCGCCCTGGCCTCCGCCGTGCAGCAGGGCAAGGCGCTGTACGCGGGCATCTCGTCGTACAACGCGGAACAGAGTGCCGAGGCCGCCCGGCTGCTGAAGGAGATGGGCGTCCCCGCCCTCATCAACCAGCCGTCCTACTCGATGATCAACCGCTGGATCGAGGACGACGGGCTGCTCGACACGCTGGAGAGCGCGGGCATGGGCTGCATCTCCTTCGTGCCGCTCGCCCAGGGACTGCTCACGGGCAAGTACCTCACCGGAATCCCGGAGGGTTCGCGTGCCGCCCAGGGCAAGTCACTGGACCCGGGACTGCTGTCCGACGAGGTCCTGCGGCGGCTGAAGGGGCTGAACGACATCGCGGCCAAGCGCGGGCAGTCGCTCGCGCAGCTGGCACTCGCATGGGTGCTGCGCGATCCGCGGATGACCTCCGCGCTGATCGGCGCCTCCAGCGTGCAGCAGTTGGAGGAGAACGTCGCGGCACTGGCCGGACCGCCGCTGAGCGATGCGGAGTTGAGGGAGATCGACACCTTCGCCGTGGACACCGCGGGCACCAACATCTGGGCCGCGCGCGGCTGA
- a CDS encoding class I SAM-dependent methyltransferase, translated as MSTDHGRTFDELVAEADTVSVDGWDFSWLDGRATEQRPSWGYARSMGERMGRATAALDLQTGGGEVLASVPVLPRPTAATEAWPPNVARATALLRPRGVVVVAHEEGQPLPFAGEAFDLVVSRHPVKSDWEEIARVLRPGGTYFSQEVGPASVFELVEHFLGPQPAEVRDGRDPERARAAAQSAGLEVVDLRTESLRTEFHDIGAVVYFLRKVVWMVPGFTVEQYRPRLSALHERIEKEGVFVATTTRFLIEAVKPG; from the coding sequence ATGAGCACCGACCACGGACGCACCTTCGACGAACTCGTCGCCGAGGCGGACACCGTCAGCGTCGACGGCTGGGACTTCTCCTGGCTGGACGGGAGGGCGACCGAGCAGCGCCCCTCCTGGGGGTACGCCCGCTCGATGGGCGAGCGTATGGGCCGTGCCACGGCTGCGCTCGATCTCCAGACGGGCGGCGGCGAAGTCCTCGCCTCCGTACCGGTCCTGCCCCGGCCGACCGCGGCCACGGAGGCCTGGCCGCCGAACGTCGCGCGGGCGACCGCACTGCTGCGCCCCCGTGGCGTCGTGGTCGTGGCGCACGAGGAGGGGCAGCCGCTGCCGTTCGCGGGCGAGGCGTTCGACCTCGTCGTGAGCCGCCATCCGGTGAAGTCCGACTGGGAGGAGATCGCGCGGGTGCTGCGCCCCGGGGGCACGTACTTCTCCCAGGAAGTCGGTCCGGCCAGCGTCTTCGAGCTCGTCGAGCACTTCCTCGGGCCGCAGCCCGCCGAGGTCCGTGACGGGCGCGACCCGGAGCGGGCCAGGGCGGCCGCACAGTCCGCGGGCCTGGAGGTGGTGGATCTGCGGACCGAGTCGCTGCGCACGGAGTTCCACGACATCGGCGCCGTCGTCTACTTCCTCCGCAAGGTCGTCTGGATGGTGCCGGGCTTCACGGTCGAGCAGTACCGCCCCCGACTGTCCGCACTGCACGAGCGGATCGAGAAGGAAGGCGTGTTCGTCGCCACCACGACCCGGTTCCTGATCGAGGCGGTCAAACCCGGGTAG
- a CDS encoding cupin domain-containing protein, translated as MDPIETKKPVNLTEALASFDEVYSPRIVARMNDYDVRIAHTAGEHVWHVHENTDEFFLVLDGRFDIAIRAADGTESTVELHKGDTFVIPKGVEHKPSSPGGSILMFEPSGTKSTGDRHDGEIPEHVDSTTGHLLS; from the coding sequence ATGGATCCCATCGAGACGAAGAAGCCGGTCAACCTCACCGAAGCCCTCGCTTCCTTCGACGAGGTCTACAGCCCTCGCATCGTGGCCCGGATGAACGATTACGACGTACGGATCGCCCACACCGCAGGCGAGCATGTCTGGCACGTGCACGAGAACACCGACGAGTTCTTCCTCGTCCTCGACGGCCGCTTCGACATCGCGATCCGGGCCGCCGACGGCACCGAGTCCACGGTCGAGCTCCACAAGGGCGACACCTTCGTCATCCCGAAGGGCGTCGAGCACAAGCCGTCCTCGCCCGGCGGATCGATCCTTATGTTCGAGCCGTCCGGCACCAAGTCGACCGGCGACCGGCACGACGGCGAGATCCCCGAGCACGTCGACAGCACGACGGGGCACCTCCTGTCATGA